The Citrifermentans bemidjiense Bem genome window below encodes:
- the cooS gene encoding anaerobic carbon-monoxide dehydrogenase catalytic subunit has translation MTKKNTFPSKADVIASTPDPAVREMLRHMEAAGIETPFDRFDAQKPHCGFGLNGTCCKNCHMGPCRITPKSPKGVCGADAHLIVARNMLRWTAAGVAAHGARGREVMLALKGAADGSLDLPILGPEKVIATAKSFGIHDEAKSIEEMAGEIAMILLEDLCRTIPGPHKTLEAMAPAERIQVWKDLDILPIGAYHEVFEALHRTGTGTDGDWRNVADQILRCGLAFAWSSVVGSAIAMDCLYGLPKRSRVSTNLGAITLDSVNIAVHGHSPVLVAAIVKAARGETLLSEARAAGAGTIKLYGICCSGHSALAKFGDITPLANAAGAELTLATGALDLWVADVQDVFPGIMDVAACFHTRVVTTSDSARLPGAEHIAFDHHHSNLDQADILAERIVRRGIQAYGERQAGKVFVPKARMDAEVGFSVENILATFGGAEPLLEHLKSGRIRGVVNLVGCNNPKVVYEEAIVRVAEELIAHDVLALTNGCAAFALLKMGFCLPEGLEGSGPGLNAALAPLNLPPVWHMGECLDNARASAFFRTISAASGESLPRLPLAVSSPEWSNEKGVGAALSFRLLGLNSYHCITPPVAGSDRVSDFFYQDTRETLGSVMVVDQDPVQLAQRIVADFDQRREALGWQSAAPAANGRLSALQEEKAHQFAHDHGHTHSH, from the coding sequence ATGACCAAGAAGAACACCTTCCCCAGCAAAGCAGACGTCATCGCATCGACCCCGGACCCGGCAGTTCGGGAGATGCTGCGCCATATGGAGGCGGCCGGGATCGAGACGCCATTCGACCGGTTCGATGCCCAGAAGCCGCATTGCGGATTCGGCCTGAACGGGACCTGTTGCAAGAACTGCCATATGGGCCCCTGCCGCATCACCCCCAAGAGCCCCAAGGGTGTCTGCGGCGCCGACGCGCACCTCATCGTCGCCCGCAACATGCTCCGCTGGACCGCAGCCGGCGTCGCCGCACATGGCGCACGCGGCCGTGAAGTTATGCTGGCGCTGAAGGGCGCTGCCGACGGCTCCCTCGACCTGCCGATCCTCGGTCCCGAGAAGGTGATCGCCACGGCGAAGTCGTTCGGCATCCACGACGAGGCAAAGAGCATCGAGGAGATGGCGGGTGAAATAGCCATGATCCTTTTGGAGGACCTCTGCCGCACCATCCCCGGCCCGCATAAGACCCTGGAAGCGATGGCCCCGGCCGAGCGCATCCAGGTCTGGAAGGACCTGGACATTCTCCCGATCGGCGCCTACCACGAGGTCTTCGAGGCGCTGCACCGCACCGGCACCGGCACCGACGGCGACTGGCGCAACGTGGCGGACCAGATACTGCGCTGCGGCCTCGCCTTTGCCTGGAGCAGCGTGGTCGGCTCGGCCATCGCCATGGACTGCCTCTACGGCCTCCCCAAAAGAAGCCGCGTGAGCACCAACCTGGGCGCCATCACCCTGGACAGCGTCAACATCGCGGTTCACGGCCACTCGCCCGTGCTGGTGGCTGCCATCGTCAAGGCTGCGCGCGGCGAAACGTTGCTCTCCGAGGCACGTGCCGCCGGCGCCGGCACTATCAAGCTCTACGGCATCTGCTGCTCCGGACACTCGGCTCTGGCAAAGTTCGGCGACATAACGCCCTTGGCCAACGCGGCAGGCGCGGAACTGACCCTGGCCACTGGCGCCCTGGATCTCTGGGTAGCCGACGTGCAGGACGTCTTCCCGGGAATCATGGACGTCGCCGCCTGCTTCCACACCCGGGTGGTCACCACCAGCGACTCCGCCAGGCTTCCGGGCGCAGAGCACATCGCCTTCGACCACCACCACTCGAACCTCGACCAGGCGGACATTCTTGCCGAGCGCATCGTCCGCCGCGGCATACAGGCCTACGGCGAGCGCCAGGCCGGCAAAGTGTTCGTCCCCAAGGCCCGCATGGATGCCGAGGTCGGCTTCTCTGTCGAGAACATCCTGGCGACCTTCGGCGGCGCCGAGCCGTTGCTGGAGCACCTGAAAAGCGGCCGCATCCGCGGCGTGGTGAACCTGGTGGGGTGCAACAACCCGAAGGTGGTGTACGAAGAGGCCATCGTCAGGGTGGCCGAGGAACTGATCGCCCACGACGTGCTGGCGCTCACCAACGGCTGCGCCGCTTTCGCCCTTTTGAAGATGGGGTTCTGCCTCCCCGAAGGGCTGGAAGGAAGCGGACCGGGGCTCAACGCGGCACTCGCGCCTCTCAACCTCCCGCCGGTGTGGCACATGGGTGAATGCCTCGACAACGCAAGGGCCTCCGCCTTTTTCCGGACCATCTCCGCGGCTTCCGGTGAATCGCTCCCCCGGCTGCCGCTCGCAGTTTCCAGTCCCGAGTGGTCCAACGAGAAAGGTGTCGGGGCGGCCTTAAGCTTCCGCTTGTTGGGGCTCAACTCCTATCACTGCATCACGCCGCCGGTCGCAGGCTCCGACCGGGTCTCCGATTTCTTCTATCAGGACACCAGGGAGACACTCGGCTCAGTAATGGTGGTTGACCAGGACCCGGTCCAGTTGGCCCAGCGCATAGTGGCAGACTTCGACCAGCGGCGGGAGGCCCTGGGTTGGCAGAGCGCAGCCCCTGCGGCCAACGGGCGCCTCTCCGCGCTGCAGGAAGAAAAGGCACACCAATTCGCCCACGATCATGGGCACACGCACAGTCACTAG
- the cysT gene encoding sulfate ABC transporter permease subunit CysT: MSWSSGKNNVLPGFTPALGYTVFYLSLIVLIPLSALFFKTSTLSWDDFVTAVSAPRVLASYRVTFGASLAAAVVNGFFGVLVAWVLVRYRFPGKKLIDALVDLPFALPTAVAGITLASIYSSNGWLGRYLEPRGIKIAFTPLGIIIAMIFIGLPFVVRTVQPVLEELDHEIEEAASCLGAGRWQTFRRVLLPTMLPAILTGFALAFARAVGEYGSIIFIAGNMPMVSEITPLLIITKLEQYDYAGATAIATVMLVVSFLMLLCINLLQKWSRRFAD, translated from the coding sequence ATGTCCTGGTCAAGCGGGAAAAATAACGTACTACCCGGTTTCACCCCGGCACTCGGGTATACCGTCTTCTACCTGAGCCTCATCGTCCTCATCCCCCTTTCCGCACTCTTCTTCAAGACCTCGACCCTTTCCTGGGACGACTTCGTCACTGCCGTGAGCGCGCCTCGGGTGCTTGCTTCCTACCGCGTCACCTTCGGGGCTTCGCTCGCCGCTGCTGTCGTCAACGGCTTCTTCGGCGTTCTGGTCGCCTGGGTGCTGGTGCGCTACCGCTTCCCCGGCAAGAAGCTCATCGACGCGCTGGTCGATCTTCCCTTCGCCCTCCCCACGGCGGTAGCAGGCATCACCCTGGCAAGCATCTATTCCTCGAACGGCTGGCTCGGGCGCTACCTGGAGCCGCGCGGGATCAAGATCGCCTTCACTCCTCTGGGCATCATCATCGCCATGATCTTCATCGGCCTTCCTTTCGTGGTCCGCACGGTGCAGCCGGTCCTGGAAGAGCTGGACCACGAAATCGAGGAAGCCGCCTCCTGTCTGGGAGCCGGCCGCTGGCAGACCTTCCGCAGGGTGCTGCTGCCGACCATGCTTCCGGCCATACTGACCGGGTTCGCACTGGCGTTCGCCCGGGCAGTGGGGGAGTACGGCTCCATCATCTTCATCGCGGGGAACATGCCGATGGTCTCCGAGATAACGCCGCTGCTCATCATCACCAAGCTGGAGCAGTACGATTACGCGGGCGCTACCGCCATCGCGACCGTAATGCTCGTGGTGTCGTTTCTGATGCTTCTTTGCATCAATCTTTTGCAGAAGTGGAGCAGGCGTTTCGCGGATTAG
- the cysW gene encoding sulfate ABC transporter permease subunit CysW translates to MQVGRVSKKEKQRGGGSTSEPAWVRYLLVTVALIFLALFLLLPLAAVFVQALEKGWEAYFEALKEPDTLSAIRLTLTTAAVCVPLNLFFGIVASWAIAKFNFRGKSFLITLIDLPFSVSPVVSGLIYVLIFGLQGWLGPWLQDHNIKIIFAVPGIVLATVFVTFPFVARELIPLMEAQGREEEEAALTLGASGLQTFFRVTFPNIKWGILYGVILCNARAMGEFGAVSVVSGHVRGSTNTIPLQVEILYNEYSYAAAFAVASLLALLALVTLAVKTAAEWKMQQTVTVSEKER, encoded by the coding sequence ATGCAGGTAGGCAGGGTATCGAAAAAGGAAAAACAAAGAGGAGGGGGGAGCACCTCGGAACCCGCGTGGGTGCGCTACCTGCTGGTGACGGTGGCGCTTATATTCCTGGCTCTCTTCCTGCTGCTCCCTTTGGCGGCGGTCTTCGTGCAGGCGCTGGAAAAGGGGTGGGAGGCCTACTTCGAAGCGCTCAAGGAACCGGATACGCTGTCGGCCATCCGCCTCACCCTGACTACGGCCGCGGTCTGCGTCCCTCTGAACCTCTTCTTCGGGATCGTCGCTTCCTGGGCCATCGCCAAGTTCAACTTCCGCGGCAAGAGCTTCCTGATCACGCTGATAGACCTGCCGTTCTCGGTTTCCCCGGTGGTCTCGGGTCTCATCTATGTGCTCATCTTCGGGCTGCAAGGGTGGCTCGGCCCCTGGCTGCAGGACCACAACATCAAGATTATCTTCGCGGTCCCGGGGATTGTCCTCGCCACCGTCTTCGTCACCTTCCCGTTCGTCGCGCGTGAACTGATCCCTCTCATGGAGGCGCAGGGGCGCGAGGAGGAAGAGGCGGCGCTGACGCTTGGGGCTAGCGGGCTGCAGACCTTTTTCCGGGTCACCTTCCCCAACATCAAGTGGGGCATCCTCTACGGCGTCATCCTCTGCAACGCGAGGGCGATGGGGGAATTCGGCGCCGTCTCGGTCGTGTCGGGGCATGTGCGCGGCTCGACCAATACCATCCCCCTCCAGGTGGAGATCCTCTACAACGAATACAGTTACGCGGCGGCCTTTGCCGTCGCCTCGCTCCTTGCGCTGCTGGCGCTGGTGACCCTAGCCGTAAAGACTGCGGCCGAGTGGAAAATGCAACAGACCGTAACGGTCTCGGAAAAAGAAAGGTAG
- a CDS encoding sulfate/molybdate ABC transporter ATP-binding protein: MSIDIEAVSKTFGSFSALSNVSLKVPSGELVALLGPSGSGKTSLLRIIAGLETPDSGRILFDGVEATNRQVKDRQVGFVFQHYALFRHMTVFDNIAFGLTVKPKKERPGTQEIRDKVYSLLKLIQLEQLADRYPGQLSGGQRQRVALARALAVEPQVLLLDEPFGALDAKVRVELRRWLRRLHDEIHVTSVFVTHDQEEALEVADRIVVMNQGKIEQQGTPSEVYDHPATPFVYDFLGNVNLFKGRVHEGTAQMGGIKLSSPENASANDAPAVGYVRSHDIAIERDSSEGALKAEVCYLLSVGPLVRVDLSLPDGDRTIEVDLPRDEADKLGLKVGDLVFARPRKMRVFVDDYQI; encoded by the coding sequence ATGAGCATCGATATCGAGGCGGTCAGCAAGACATTCGGCAGCTTTAGCGCACTGAGCAACGTGAGCCTTAAGGTCCCCTCCGGGGAACTGGTGGCGCTTTTAGGCCCCTCCGGGTCGGGGAAGACCTCCCTTCTGCGGATCATCGCAGGGCTGGAAACACCGGACAGCGGCAGGATCCTGTTCGACGGGGTGGAGGCCACCAACCGCCAGGTGAAGGACCGGCAGGTCGGCTTCGTTTTTCAGCACTACGCCCTTTTCAGGCACATGACGGTGTTCGACAACATCGCTTTCGGCCTCACTGTGAAGCCCAAAAAGGAGCGCCCGGGGACGCAGGAGATAAGGGACAAGGTCTACTCCCTGCTGAAGCTGATCCAGCTGGAGCAGCTCGCCGACCGCTACCCGGGCCAGCTCTCGGGGGGGCAGCGGCAGCGCGTGGCGCTGGCCCGGGCACTTGCCGTGGAGCCGCAGGTGCTGCTCCTCGACGAGCCGTTCGGCGCGCTCGATGCCAAGGTCAGGGTGGAGCTGCGCCGGTGGCTTAGGCGCCTGCACGATGAGATCCACGTCACCAGCGTCTTCGTGACCCATGACCAGGAGGAGGCGCTTGAGGTCGCCGACCGGATCGTGGTCATGAACCAGGGGAAGATCGAGCAGCAGGGGACACCGTCGGAGGTCTACGACCACCCGGCCACCCCGTTCGTTTACGACTTCCTTGGCAACGTCAATCTCTTTAAGGGGAGGGTGCACGAGGGTACTGCACAGATGGGGGGGATCAAGCTTTCTTCTCCGGAAAACGCGTCGGCTAACGACGCCCCTGCCGTGGGCTACGTCCGTTCGCACGACATCGCCATCGAAAGGGATTCGAGCGAAGGCGCGCTCAAGGCCGAGGTGTGCTACCTCCTCTCGGTGGGGCCGCTGGTCCGGGTCGACCTTTCTTTGCCGGACGGAGACCGGACCATCGAGGTAGACCTGCCGCGCGACGAGGCGGACAAGCTCGGGCTGAAGGTAGGCGACCTAGTCTTCGCCCGCCCCCGCAAGATGCGGGTATTCGTGGACGATTACCAGATATAG
- a CDS encoding recombinase family protein: MATGKLISYLRVSTDKQGKAGLGIEAQRASITSYLNGGTWELLQEYVEVESGKTSDRPQLQEALKACKRTGAALVIAKLDRLSRDPDFLGTLMKSDIEFIACDMPDANKFMVRIMAALAEKEREMISERTKAALKAAKTRGVKLGKPENATPEGRAKGIAQSLEKRQEKASRFTAEVLPLILEHKAQGQSLRGIADVLNCSSVLTASGKSGAWTASAVKVILDRSTLP, translated from the coding sequence ATGGCTACAGGGAAGCTCATTTCATACCTCAGGGTGTCAACCGACAAGCAGGGGAAGGCTGGACTAGGGATAGAAGCGCAGAGGGCAAGTATCACCAGCTACCTCAACGGTGGAACCTGGGAGTTGCTGCAGGAGTATGTGGAGGTGGAGTCGGGGAAGACCTCTGACAGGCCACAGCTGCAGGAAGCTCTCAAGGCATGCAAGAGGACAGGAGCTGCTCTGGTCATCGCCAAGCTGGATAGGTTGAGCCGCGACCCTGACTTCCTCGGTACGCTGATGAAGAGTGATATCGAGTTCATCGCCTGTGACATGCCCGATGCCAACAAGTTTATGGTACGGATCATGGCGGCACTGGCAGAGAAGGAACGGGAGATGATTTCCGAAAGGACCAAGGCGGCACTCAAGGCTGCGAAGACCAGAGGAGTCAAGCTCGGCAAGCCAGAAAATGCAACCCCAGAGGGGAGAGCTAAAGGTATCGCTCAGAGCCTGGAGAAGAGGCAAGAGAAAGCCAGTCGGTTCACTGCTGAGGTTCTGCCGCTAATCCTGGAGCACAAAGCGCAGGGTCAGAGCCTCAGGGGGATTGCAGACGTATTGAACTGTTCCAGCGTCCTGACCGCAAGCGGAAAGAGTGGTGCGTGGACAGCCTCTGCCGTGAAGGTCATCCTGGACAGGTCAACACTGCCATGA
- a CDS encoding Thoeris anti-defense Tad2 family protein, translated as MWLGLQVPDAGSKMSLPYIYMKTADDKLVPWLASQTDVLAEDWRIVLPN; from the coding sequence ATGTGGCTAGGCCTCCAGGTTCCGGACGCAGGTAGCAAGATGTCTCTTCCGTACATCTACATGAAGACAGCTGATGACAAGCTCGTACCGTGGCTGGCATCTCAGACCGATGTGCTGGCTGAAGATTGGCGCATCGTACTTCCTAACTAA
- a CDS encoding antA/AntB antirepressor family protein, which translates to MNIQSIELNDETTPSVDARELHGRLDSKEMFAHWIKDQIRRAMLVDGVDYVIGESPKNPKGGRPTVEYLLSLDAAKNICMMSQSTQGQALRKYFIEVEKRYRAQLQLTEIIRILR; encoded by the coding sequence ATGAACATCCAGAGCATCGAACTCAACGACGAAACCACACCCTCGGTAGACGCGAGGGAACTCCACGGAAGGCTGGACTCCAAAGAGATGTTCGCCCACTGGATCAAGGACCAGATCAGAAGGGCCATGCTGGTTGACGGCGTGGATTACGTTATTGGGGAATCTCCCAAAAACCCCAAAGGTGGCAGACCCACAGTGGAATACCTTCTCTCCCTGGATGCCGCCAAGAACATCTGCATGATGTCCCAAAGCACACAGGGCCAAGCCCTCAGGAAGTACTTCATCGAGGTGGAGAAACGCTACCGCGCACAACTGCAGCTCACCGAAATCATACGTATTTTGAGATAA
- a CDS encoding site-specific integrase: MANYLRLRNQNYYLRIRIPADLPGISTSAEILKSLRTRDLKSARLSAASLLPQFLGVFTLTRCGFITPIQASERLCSLLGSKKEISSTIPAQAESNLVEPKIAAPPPSPSIASIIQEYVNDNKSAWTGKTLLEYGSYWRLLQDVLEVDTVAEVTREEVRKLRDTLCRLPANLYKKHPGKTIKEVLALEGITPMSTTTVNKLLTLFGSLMIHCVKEGYRRDNPTEGLKVKQKKRADEERKAYTREDLKKMVAALPSPSAKPERYWVPLIGMYSGMRLGEICGLHVSDVRQVDGVWVFDVNEEADKRLKTEASKRLVPIHPKLIGLGLLRYVETMKERKSVRMWPKLVRRDSDGYCAAVGNWFGRFNRKHVTEDPLKSFHSLRHAFADTLKQLGVQENLIAELMGHANDSITTGRYGKRYQPKVLLEALSTMCYQP; the protein is encoded by the coding sequence ATGGCCAACTATTTGCGTTTAAGGAACCAAAACTACTACCTCCGTATCAGAATCCCTGCTGACCTCCCTGGTATTTCCACATCTGCAGAAATCCTAAAGTCACTACGCACCAGAGACCTTAAATCAGCCCGACTCTCTGCAGCTTCCTTGCTTCCTCAGTTCCTCGGAGTCTTCACCCTTACCCGTTGTGGCTTCATCACCCCTATTCAAGCCTCAGAACGCCTATGCTCACTCCTCGGAAGCAAGAAGGAGATATCCAGCACCATCCCAGCACAGGCAGAGAGTAACCTTGTAGAGCCCAAGATTGCAGCTCCACCGCCCTCCCCCTCCATCGCCAGCATCATTCAAGAGTATGTCAACGACAACAAGTCAGCATGGACAGGTAAGACTCTGCTGGAGTATGGGAGCTACTGGCGGCTGCTCCAGGATGTCCTTGAGGTTGACACCGTGGCAGAGGTCACCCGCGAAGAGGTTAGGAAACTGAGGGATACCCTGTGCCGACTCCCAGCCAATCTCTACAAGAAACACCCAGGCAAGACCATCAAGGAAGTTCTAGCCCTGGAGGGCATCACGCCGATGAGCACCACCACAGTCAACAAGCTCCTTACCCTGTTCGGCAGTCTCATGATTCATTGTGTCAAGGAGGGATACAGGAGGGATAACCCTACAGAGGGGCTGAAGGTCAAACAGAAGAAGAGAGCTGATGAGGAGAGGAAAGCATACACCAGAGAGGACTTGAAGAAGATGGTCGCTGCTCTCCCCTCCCCTTCTGCCAAGCCTGAGCGGTACTGGGTGCCTTTGATCGGCATGTACTCAGGGATGAGGCTGGGGGAAATCTGCGGTCTTCATGTCTCGGATGTGAGACAGGTTGACGGTGTCTGGGTCTTCGATGTCAACGAGGAAGCCGATAAGAGACTTAAGACGGAGGCAAGCAAGCGCCTTGTGCCGATCCACCCGAAGCTGATTGGCCTGGGACTACTCCGATATGTCGAGACGATGAAGGAAAGGAAGTCTGTGAGGATGTGGCCGAAGTTGGTCAGAAGGGACAGTGATGGGTACTGTGCTGCGGTCGGGAACTGGTTCGGCAGGTTCAACCGGAAGCATGTCACAGAAGACCCTCTCAAGAGTTTCCACTCCCTGAGACACGCCTTTGCCGACACCCTGAAACAGTTGGGGGTCCAGGAAAACCTTATCGCTGAACTGATGGGACACGCAAACGACAGCATCACAACAGGGAGGTATGGCAAGAGGTATCAGCCTAAGGTTTTACTTGAGGCATTGTCAACGATGTGTTACCAACCCTGA
- a CDS encoding DUF1573 domain-containing protein has protein sequence MRNRLVKISLIPSLVLVANVAWAAPELSVEQGTYKFGTVTQGKKVQHSFKIRNSGDAPLQIKKIEVSCGCTAAKPSTSTIQPGKSAQIDVVFDSTEFGGKVLKSVTMLTNASKTPSYTFNMEGTVSEELQVTPRQLSLGSVTPGVAKLVTINVTNNGSNSIRLIAVNVNSNTLQIKSTIGKSELKPGETGSVNLSILGKSESKILSGYVHIVTSSAKKKEITVPVYGTLAK, from the coding sequence ATGAGAAATCGCCTCGTTAAGATATCACTCATACCGAGCCTGGTTCTGGTTGCCAATGTTGCCTGGGCAGCCCCTGAACTTTCTGTGGAACAGGGAACGTACAAATTCGGCACCGTCACTCAAGGCAAGAAGGTACAGCATAGCTTCAAGATCAGAAACAGCGGCGACGCTCCGCTGCAGATAAAGAAGATTGAAGTATCCTGCGGTTGCACCGCGGCCAAACCCTCTACTTCCACCATTCAGCCGGGAAAGAGTGCGCAAATCGACGTCGTCTTCGACTCTACCGAGTTCGGGGGGAAGGTCCTGAAGAGCGTAACCATGCTCACCAATGCCAGCAAGACCCCCTCCTACACCTTCAACATGGAAGGAACAGTCTCCGAAGAACTTCAGGTAACCCCGCGGCAGTTGAGCCTCGGATCAGTGACGCCCGGTGTTGCCAAACTGGTCACCATCAATGTCACCAATAACGGCAGCAACAGCATCAGGCTCATCGCTGTCAACGTGAATTCCAACACGCTGCAGATAAAGTCGACCATCGGGAAGAGTGAGTTGAAACCGGGAGAAACAGGCTCGGTGAATCTAAGCATACTGGGAAAGTCGGAATCGAAGATACTGAGCGGCTACGTGCACATAGTGACCAGCAGCGCCAAGAAGAAGGAGATCACCGTTCCCGTTTATGGCACCTTGGCGAAATAA
- a CDS encoding DUF3426 domain-containing protein: protein MILQCDQCNTKFRLDDSKLKPGGVKVRCSKCRHVFVAGAEQKQEESEFDALLSGLGAPAAAAAATEAPAPAAEKVANDMATVEAGVKPQQPEESDGFGLGDFDFSADADEALSPAPTQDTALPEKAATAPGDDLDFGDLSFDTAPAAAEPPAPAAPDAEFGDFGDFDFNEETVAAPPKEQPAGDEIDFGEVSLDQAPVPAKEEQAVPAAADAFDFGEFSFDEETPLVKEESPAPAAADAFEFGEFSFDESAPATKEEPQAPAAADSLDFGEFSFEEGAGTPEPAVPAAAQSLDFGELSFDETPSAAKEETAEPAGPSHDFGEFSFEEEAGTPQPEAPASAAGAGAGFGEFSFEEEAAPAEEKPAVAAATMDFGEFSFEEEAAGPKETAAAEPVAPGQPSPAEPDEEFSFGELSFGEEAEPEPASKPAAGPVVGAALAGAALAGAAGLAAAGKAKDAAPAAPAAPVSAQPPKAAASPLDFHFGEQPPDVAPGEFAEDELPPLSIISRRKGRSVFTIAIVAISVIVVLALSAAGLYVLQSGPAALQKLDKMGIGFVAKWFGMEVPEEGRITIRNPLASFHQNPQAGELFVVTGEAVNSFRKSRASIQVRVSLYDKSGKVLMQKTAYCGNRLSKEQLTTLPLEKLESIMNNQFGDSLSNLGVKPGQPIGFVVAIANVPKEAADFGVEVVGSTVAAGQ, encoded by the coding sequence ATGATTCTCCAATGTGATCAATGCAACACCAAGTTCCGCCTGGACGACTCCAAACTGAAGCCGGGTGGAGTGAAGGTCCGTTGCTCCAAGTGCCGCCATGTTTTTGTGGCAGGTGCCGAGCAAAAGCAGGAGGAGTCGGAGTTCGACGCCCTGCTCTCGGGGCTGGGTGCTCCTGCCGCTGCCGCTGCTGCTACTGAGGCGCCGGCTCCTGCAGCAGAAAAAGTTGCAAACGATATGGCTACAGTTGAGGCCGGTGTCAAACCGCAGCAGCCTGAAGAATCCGATGGCTTTGGCTTGGGCGATTTTGACTTTTCTGCTGACGCGGACGAGGCGTTATCGCCAGCTCCGACGCAAGATACGGCTCTGCCCGAAAAGGCTGCAACTGCCCCGGGTGACGACCTTGATTTTGGCGATCTCAGTTTCGATACTGCCCCTGCTGCTGCAGAACCCCCTGCGCCGGCGGCACCCGATGCAGAATTCGGGGACTTCGGGGACTTTGATTTCAATGAGGAAACCGTAGCCGCTCCCCCAAAAGAGCAGCCTGCCGGCGATGAAATAGATTTCGGCGAGGTGAGCTTAGATCAAGCGCCTGTGCCTGCAAAAGAAGAGCAAGCGGTGCCAGCCGCGGCAGATGCCTTTGATTTCGGCGAGTTTTCCTTTGACGAGGAGACGCCGCTGGTCAAGGAGGAGAGCCCGGCACCCGCGGCAGCGGATGCCTTCGAGTTCGGGGAGTTCTCCTTCGACGAGTCGGCCCCTGCCACCAAGGAAGAACCGCAGGCTCCTGCTGCGGCGGATTCGTTGGATTTCGGGGAATTCTCTTTCGAAGAGGGGGCAGGCACCCCCGAGCCGGCGGTGCCTGCAGCGGCGCAATCGCTCGATTTTGGCGAGTTGTCCTTCGATGAAACACCCAGCGCCGCTAAAGAAGAGACAGCGGAGCCTGCTGGGCCGTCGCATGATTTTGGCGAGTTCTCCTTTGAAGAGGAAGCCGGTACGCCGCAGCCCGAGGCACCGGCCTCTGCCGCCGGTGCCGGTGCCGGTTTCGGTGAATTCTCATTTGAAGAGGAAGCTGCCCCCGCCGAGGAAAAGCCGGCAGTTGCTGCCGCCACCATGGATTTCGGCGAGTTTTCCTTCGAAGAAGAAGCTGCCGGTCCCAAGGAGACTGCAGCCGCCGAACCGGTCGCGCCTGGACAGCCTTCCCCTGCAGAACCGGATGAAGAATTCAGCTTCGGCGAACTCTCCTTCGGTGAAGAAGCTGAGCCCGAGCCCGCTTCCAAGCCGGCAGCCGGCCCGGTAGTCGGCGCTGCCTTGGCGGGAGCCGCCCTGGCCGGTGCCGCCGGACTAGCCGCGGCCGGTAAGGCCAAGGATGCTGCACCTGCTGCTCCCGCCGCTCCGGTCTCGGCGCAGCCCCCAAAGGCTGCTGCTTCGCCGCTCGACTTCCACTTCGGCGAACAGCCCCCCGATGTAGCACCCGGGGAGTTTGCGGAGGACGAACTTCCTCCTCTCTCTATAATTTCCCGCCGCAAAGGGCGGTCCGTATTCACCATCGCTATCGTGGCCATCTCGGTCATCGTGGTGCTGGCCTTGAGCGCTGCAGGGCTTTACGTGCTGCAAAGCGGTCCGGCCGCGCTTCAGAAACTGGACAAGATGGGAATCGGTTTCGTGGCAAAGTGGTTTGGGATGGAGGTCCCGGAGGAAGGGCGCATCACCATCAGGAATCCGCTGGCCTCCTTCCACCAGAACCCCCAGGCCGGGGAACTGTTCGTGGTGACCGGCGAAGCCGTGAACTCCTTCCGCAAGTCCCGCGCCTCCATTCAGGTACGGGTGAGCCTTTACGACAAAAGCGGCAAGGTGCTGATGCAGAAAACCGCGTACTGCGGCAACAGGCTCTCGAAGGAGCAACTGACGACACTTCCCTTGGAGAAGCTTGAGTCGATCATGAACAACCAGTTCGGCGATTCCCTTTCCAACCTCGGCGTAAAGCCTGGGCAGCCTATCGGCTTCGTTGTGGCCATCGCCAACGTTCCCAAGGAAGCGGCTGATTTCGGAGTCGAGGTGGTGGGCTCGACTGTAGCCGCCGGCCAGTAA